Below is a window of Nicotiana tabacum cultivar K326 chromosome 19, ASM71507v2, whole genome shotgun sequence DNA.
atcgtgactatgggtacggttcttgtggcatagtcatgatacgtaaacccCAATTCAAGTGCGTGTTTCACGCAacttgaccataacttcaaataataataaaaataaacatgttgtaaattgcgggtgcatttcacgtgGCGCGGttcgcaatgtgtaccaaaacgacaagtgtgtGACATCACGaattgttcaaataaattccataaatattaaaaagcggtaaaagacaaaaatgcacaatgggtttaaaacatgtaataaatcagataattacgccaagtattaattgttaagcgaccgtgctaaaatcacggaactcgggagtgcctcacaccttcttccaggttaacagaattttttacccggtcttctgtgttcgcgaaccaaaaataagagtcaaatttcctcgatttgggattctaaaataaatcggtgacttgggacaccataaattattccaagtggcgactctgaataaataaataatcccattttgaataatgtcacttaaattgaaaaaactccctatcccctatcccctcgagaaaaatgaggtgtgacactAACGCCACGAGAAACATAAAGCGCAAAAGTTCGATTATTTATCATTTGACAAAAACAAAATTGTGGATAAACATAtagttataattaaatatttattttatgcaatgagctaatattaataatttaaattcTCGAAACATAAATTAATTCTATTAgtgattaaaaaaattaattaagtatttgaATTAACCTCTTTTCCCCGAATTTGAATTAACTAACTAGAAAAATAATCTAATTTTATTCCTTTCCAAATTCATCATAtaggtaaaattattttttaagtttaCACAAATCTTAAAgtacataaaatattttttagaaaaagacTATCGGCgataaaagaaataagaatataaaatagaatttaattaTCGTATTAAGAATTAAATTGGTTCAATGCCAACTTAAAGAAATAAGGATGAAATAGTAGAAGTCAAAATGTACTCATAATGATATGTTAGGTGAGATACAATTTAACATATTTGTTAATCATATTATAAGATATGTATAATtacaaaataatatacaattaatttaacaaattcaTCATCTATGCATATTCAGAAGATATTTAATACAATTACTatgagaaaaattatttttatcatttaactaaatattgtattttattttaacgccaatgtatatatttttaattgatagACACTATACATACGTGCAACACACGTATACTAAAACTAGTATAAGAGAAAGGTTACCTTCTATTACTCGAACATAATAATtaggtagttttttttttttgaaattgtaaaaattacacgtggcgccctatttggtcgcccccatttaacatgtactcactttttaatttttttaacttgtacccattgTTTAAACAACTTCACGcctttttctccttcttcttcttctcctcctcctcctcttccttcttcttcttcttcgggtaacagtgattttatatggtatttgtaaacatattttaaggtagtttatgatATTTTACAATGGTGAGCTGTTGTGgcgctttattttttactatttcttaggattttttttttctttaattgcaaaatgggtttgctagatttattgttgttttgacaaattgatgattgaaGTTTGTTCTTGGACATATTTGGatgttatgtttcaaatttgagctcatttggagtagatttagatATTAAATCAtatattggattgttaaaattcgaagaacaaatttatATTTCTGAgcaatttgcacttcaggcctatttggccttaaggggtcgtttggttcatGGGATAAGGTGGTAtagaatttgggataaaatttatcccatgtttgatttgaggtattaattaaatccagtataatatattacCACAATTTGGGATTAAATTATCCCATCTCTTAGGTGGAATAACTTATACCATGATAACTTATAATGGGAAAAAATTATGAAATGACCAAATTGGTGTTGTTTTATCCGTCATTTGGACTATTTGAAGCTCAGTTGAGTAGCGCAACTTTTCAAATTTTTGGCATGGCTGAATTACGATTTTTGCCTAATTAGCTTTTTCGCGAAAAAGATCAAAACGTTCAACACACCATCGGTTGGGATTCTAATGGCAACTGCTATTTTGTTGGCTATTACGTTCCTTACTTGGATTTCGCAGATATTGTTGCTTCTGTAAATTTCTTGTAcatattatttttagtttaaggtTGGAGCTTTGCCTCCTTAATTAGGACAATGTTCTTTATTTTCAAAGAATCTAGTGAAAAATCTCCTTTATGATACTCTCTGTAAATTAGCATAGATGCATGCTAATTGTCTCATTTACCAACTAATAGAGTAGCATAAAAGCAGATGAACAATATTGATTATGTCGGCTCTGCCGATAATGCTGAGAACGGAATGGTGAAATTACTAACAATATTTTCTTGTTGCTATGGCAGTTTTTCTAAGCCAGTTGAACAtcaaaggttaaaattgaaaataaaaattaaaccaACTTTAAACAAAACACATATTTTGTACTATACATTGCATATCCCACTTTTAATCCAATGTACCAAACGAACCATATAGTACTAAATAATCCCATGATTATTAATCCTCGGATTATAATCCCAGGATAATTTTGTCCGCAAACCAAGCGACCCCTAAGTACACGAAAACTTTGGttacacttcagaccttttggccttaagttaAAGTGCAATTTTTTATTTCAGACTTGTTGGCCTTAAGTTGtaggaaaacgtttgttgcacttcagaccttttggccttaagtgcatctaaagtgtaatttttcatttcagacttattggccttaaccATTGGTTGCatttcagacctatttggccttaagtgcatctgaagtgtaatttttcacttcaaacttattggccttaagtgtaggaaaACGTTTGTTACACTTCAGACCTTTCGGCCTTAAGTgtatctgaagtgtaatttttcacttcagccttattggccttaagtgcatgtaaccattggttgcacttcagacctatttggccttaagtgcatctgaagtgcaattctTTTTACTTCggactaattttttttaaactttagaCCCATAAGTCTGAAATTGATCGTAAAGTGGGTAGACTTGCAAAAAAATTTGCAAAGTGGATATAGATTCAATTGTGACACCAAAaccgggtatagatgcaaaagccCTTTGAAATTTGAGAAACTCTATGCTTCTGTTCACCTATTGGGCTCAATGACCCAGAGCCAATTGACTAACTAATAGCATAGAGGTAGATTTATGTAAATGTGCCTTTTTTAGATTACTATTTAGATTTTgtccttattttaaaaagttgtgTAAATGTAATCTTTGAATATTACATTTTTAGATAATATTAGACTTGGATCTAATAATTACTTACAAAACATTAGATTGTGGTCCAATATTTGTAATAATATTAGATTAGTTTAATGTTTTATCATAAGATATTGAGtttgctaaaaaaaaataaaaatttagagTGTGATCTGAAATATCAATAAAGAGGGCCATTAATACAAAAAAGGATTAGCACAGAAAATTTCACTAACACGTAACTAAAAGCCCAAAGTATGACTTTCCATTTATGATTACTATTtagctacaacaacaataacaacaacgatCCAGTAAAATCTTACTaatggggtctgggaagggtagtgtgtacgcagatcttacccctaccccgaagaagtagagaggctgtttccgaaagaccctcggctcaactAGATAAACAATTATTAGAGTTTTAGTCATTTGGTAGATAATTCAATGAGCAAAATATTTGTAAAAAGAAGATTCCAGAAAGCTAATACGTAGTTGAAATTACTTTATTTTACAGCAAGATTCCATCTTTTGACCAATTAAGTAACGAGCTATGATGTTTTTGGGCAAGTGTATATTTTATTCCGAAAATGCTTTCAAGATTCCATTAATCACTCATTTTAACGTCTTAAGCTCGCACTTACCATTCACGggggaaaaaaatattattatacaaTAAACTTGAAAGAATTTCCAAATTAACAAACCAAATTCACTACCCAAAGAAGTAACTCCAATAAATTAACAGGTAAATCCTCTTTGCTACTACTTACTAATGTTAATTAatttgttgatattttttatattaaacaAGTCTTTTTAGGGATAAGGTTTAATAATACCAGTATATTCTTTTTCCTTCTATATCAACTAATCTTGTTTTTATGGTAAACCGTCCATGAACTATAAAAGCCAGCTGCTTTGTAGCATTATATCAAATATACAATGATATAGTATTAGTTAGCATATATAGTTTGTTTTCGAACTTCCAATCAAATAAACACGGATATCTACCACAATTAGTTTACCTTATTTTGCAAGAgaattatctttaaaataaaaactttatttttaatgAATGCTCGAATCAATCATTAATTAAACCAGAAAAGAAAGGTTGTTTACTTGTATCAAGCTTCTACTCCTATAAGTGTTCAAAAAGGTGTTAAGACTTTAGAGTCTGTATCAAACTGAAACTTCAAATAGCTAGCCTTATTATCCCCAATTTCCATCAAATTAAACCTCTCCCCTTCCATCTCCTTCCTTATTATTTGGGGAAAATTTCAGGTTTTGCAGAGGAAGTGTCACTTTGTTCTTTCCTaggaacattttttttttttttttggttaatttgaTTTTCTGACATCCCAGAAAGGCCAAACAATGAAAAACAGACCACAAGATGTGGTCTCCTTTATTATTGCTGAAACAAATAATGTGCTAAACACTTTTAGAAGAGTACTTCCCAGAATCATGAtcaccttcatcttcttcttttgtcttttatgcgttttttactctttaattttcttaaaccCTTCATTCAAGTCCACCCAAAAACCTTTAGGTATTTTTATTAGATTTAACGAAGAAAACCAGGCAAACACTATCCAAACCCCAGAAAAAACTCAGCTTCACCATATTGTTTTTGGCATTGGATCGTCACGTACTACATGGAATTATAGAAAAGAGTACGTAAAATTATGGTGGAAGCCAAATAAAATGCGTGGATTTGTATGGTTAGACAAACCTATGTCGAAGAATCAAAGCAGCTCGAGTAATTCTAACGTTACTTCTCTTCCAGAAATCAAGATTTCAAGTGACACATCAAGATTTAAGTACACTAACAAAAAGGGCGATCGATCAGGAATTCGTATATCGCGAATCATATCAGAAACAGTAAGGATGGATTTGAAAAACGTGAGATGGTTTGTGATGGGAGATGATGATACATTTTTTGTGCCTGAAAATTTGGTTAGGGTATTGAGGAAATATGATCATAATCAGTATTATTACATAGGGAGTGTATCGGAAACACATTGGCAGAATCATGAGTTTTCATATAATATGGCATATGGAGGTGGAGGTTTTGCTTTAAGTTATCCATTGGCTAAGGCTCTTGAGAAAATACAAGATAAGTGCATTGGGAAGTATCCTCATTTGTATGGATCAGATGATAGGATTCAAGCTTGTTTGGCTGAACTTGGAGTTCCTCTCACCAAAGAAGTTGGATTTCACCAGGTTTGTTCTTCTTGTTTGGAATTGAGACGGGTTGTTATTAGTATTCTACGTGATAGTTAAACTCATGAATTCAATTTACGGTCCTTCTTCTTAGGTAACTTAGTAGTTAATACCATGACCTTTCGTTTAATTGAGTCAATGGAATCATACCAACTACGAGGTCCGTAATTAAAGGACAATATATTTATtccctaaaataacaaataattaaagaagGGGATCGGATAAGGAAAGTAGGAGAGATTTTGTAGTTTATTGCAAGGCGATTTTCCAACTTCTTTCTCCGAAATTAATTGACCCACTTTTGAGTTCATGTAGCACCAAAATTGTTTAAGAAGACATATATAAATCACCAAATATGTGGTTTTAATTATTAGTCTCGAATATTGTTATAGTAAttttatttaaggaaaaaaagTGAGCCCAACATCTTAATTGCACCCATTGGCTAGTTCTAGCAGATATAGTATATCAGATATCCTTTGTTTTTATGCAGGTAGGAACGAGGAAGTAAAAATTTAATCATAGTCTATTTAGTGGTATGGTTTGGGTAAGATAGGTTTGATGTTTACTAAAGAAGTGGCATAAAGTCTTATCGACTAGAACCATATATGGGATCATGGTCTTAAATTACCCGTACTTCCACAGAGAGGATAATTAACTTTAGCATTTATATATTGGCTTACTATTAGTTCTTAAATTACCTGCAACTTCCACCAAGAGAATTGTacttagaaagaaaaaaaaatggttgTGGGGGGTGGCAGAGAAATTTAATCATATACTACTTCTCTGTAGCACTCTTTACCTTCTAATCTAATCCGAAAGAATGGATGTATGTTTGAaattaatttgattttaaattttttattttatttttgcgcCCAATATTATTCAAATTGCAATATTTCCGGGCAAAATATGTGTTGTTATAGTGAATTAGAATTGGTAGGTTCTGGGTTGCATCCAATCCTCAAATACTAAACTACTTTCCCAGATAAAGTGGGTTGGTTGCCTACAATTATCTACTTTCCCTTCctatttctgaaattatttcaGCGGTTTCAATAATAGCAACACAAATACTAGTACCAGTACTATATTAGGAAAATGGTAGTTCAACTAAACAATTTTCCATCTGAGTATATTAAAATCATATCAATATAGCTTTCTCATCAACCTACTTatataaatcaaaatacttaagtAGAACTAAGCCAATATAAGATCAACAATAACAAATAGAAAAACAAAGGTATTAgtcactcaagaaaaataaaaccaatagGACCAAAAAGGTAAGCATCACAATACTAATTAATAGCAATATGACATGTGTATATAGTTAAACCGATCCACACACCTTGGGgaaataaattttcaaatcttatatttgttttttaaaatctAGTCATCTAGGTATCAAGATATATTTGGTTTATAATTATCTTTGCTTAGAAATTAATGTGTTATTTATGCTCTATTTATTTGTAAAACTAATTATAATTGTAGCAAGTTTAgtataattatatgttttttagAATTTTAAACTATATTTATATGTGGAGTAACAATTCCGATTGTTTTGCACCGATATCGGTTTTTAACGCATACTGTATATGTTTATTATTTGATGATTTAACAATAAGACAATATTTACCTGGAACAGTTTGATCTACATGGCAGTGCGATGGGCCTCCTCTCAGCCCATCCAATTGCACCACTAGTTTCTCTTCATCATCTTGATAAAATCCAGCCCATGTTCCCCAAATTAAGCCGAGTTGAGGCCCTGAGACGGCTCAACAAGCCCATAAAACTAGACTCAGCTGGGCTCATGCAACAGTCCATTTGTTATGATAGGCCCAGGGGATGGACCATTTCTGTCTCGTGGGGCTATTCGGTCCAGATAAATAGGGGCATCTCATCGGCCCGTGAAATGGAAAAGCCCATTACAACATTTAATGATTGGTATGCAACTGGTGATGAGAATTCCTTCACATTCAACACAAGAACATATCATAAAAATGCTTGCCAAAGACCAGTTTTCTATTTGTTGTCTAATGCATACGTGACAACCAATCACACAACAAGCGTATATGTGTATGATGGGGTCCGTGGACAGAAGTGCAAGTGGCTTAGCGCTGATCCATCCGACATACGCCACGTGGAAGTGTACAAGAAGCCTGATCCAAATTTATGGGATAAGGTAATTAATTTTAGTTTTGTGATCTTTGTTGAATAGGTATTTGTCACTATGGTATGTGCTGatgaatatgtttttttttttttaatgttttcaaGCAGTCTCCTAGAAGAAATTGTTGCAGAGTGTTGCCAACAAGCAAGAATGACACTCTTTTAGTAGATGTGGGTGAATGCAGAGAAGGTGAAACCATCTAATTGTAGTGATAGAAACTAAAGAGGATTTGTAGTACTATTCATGTCATTATTTGTAGTACCCCCCACCCCActtgagtttttcttttcttttcctttttctgtttTAGGTCTGAAATCGAAAGGAGCTCCAGATTACATATATTGCCATGTATAGGAAAAGCTAAGACACTGCTTCATGTGAGGCTGTGAGCTCCTAATCTTCATATACTTTGAAAGAGGAATATACAAGAAAGAATTCAAAATCTTATATTTCATAGTATAAACTTATAGTGAGGAAATTTTGTGAAATGAAGAATATCAATGTACTATCACTTGAACAATATAATAGTAGTAACTCTTCTATTCTAAGAAGAATAACAACATCTAGAATATAAGGAAGAATGCGTCAAATTCTCTGTATTTTGCTCATGAAAGCAGCATAATTCTATGTGTGAATCTGTTGAACCGGCCTAAACAACAATATAAATACACTTGATAAAAAACTCTACAAATTTGTTTCAGATACTTGCACACACTCtgtatttaatatttatttaccTAAAGCCTAGTTCATTCAACATATGTGATGACATATATGACCAACTGCAAGACTTAACACTCAAAGGGAGACTTCTCATGTAAAGGCCAAAGCTTAAATTGGTCGTGAAATGCTGCAAGAAAAATTTATCCCCTACTTCTGCAACACTTGTGTTGAGCTTAATGCGCTAGAGCCCATGTTCAGGTGTTTTTTCTTCTCATCCTTCATTCTTTTTCGACGCCATTCACATAACAGCCCTTCCTCCTCTTAAAAGTATCGATCTGGTGTATTGATGCTGTTTATATTCTTGTTCATGTGGTGTTTTTGAGCCAGTTTGAGGCTTGTAATTCACAGGGATCATTAGCTATTACTACTTCAACCACTGGCTTTTTTCTGCCATATTCCCTTACTAGGCCTTATGATTTGCTTCAGAAGAGCCATCTTTGGGACATTCCAATGCTCTATATGCCTGCATACCTTTCCAGATTTCTCATTGAAATAGTATTCTGTATAACCAGTTGCTGCAATAGAATGTAACGTTGAGTTAAGGGCAACGACAAGCATCAGAGTCAGTAGAATGTCCCATAAAAATAAGAAACGCTTTCTATATGTAAAAGCAGTGATTTCACAAACCTGAAAGAATGGGCTTCCATGGAAATGACAGTATGCAACTGAAACGCCAGTGACCAATCGCCTTCTCCTGTATTTACAGACAGCGCATTTGGTAAACATCAAAACTAAGCAAGAAAAATTGCTACACAATCAATTGTGATCTTACCTCAAAGTCCTCCCACTTCACGAGTTTCATATTTGATCTCTCAACAAGGTAACCAAAATTAGTGCAATTCCTTTTAAACCGAGTAAGCCCTTTGAAGGAACCTGCTGGATCCGCAAATTCACAATTCTCTTCATATGCATTAAGGGTCAGGTTTCCTGAAGCAAAAGACTTTTAAGCTAATTGGATTTGCAAGTGTCAATACTTAATCGTTGATCTCATAAACAGCAAATTGTCAAGTTCTGATACAACTTAATTATTGTAACCGTAAAAGGTGGCCTTATTTTTAGGCTTTTTATTTGTTAGCCTTGTTGGCACATTTGGAGCCTTTTATTTAAGGCCTTGTTGGCCAAATAAATGGCCTTGTATTTTGAGAGGATGTGGCCAATTGTTAGGCCAagcatttctttcttcttttcctatATAACGAGGACTCTCTACTCATTTGGAAACACACCAataagacttgagtcttcatttcttgtttcttcctttcttcctttattaagagtgttttgtataagagttagtgttgggaagcacttgtgtgaaccctttctttggagtgatcttgtgaggttattctcttagggtatttgggattaattagagtgtttactctaattttgtactctcttttgtactcttattgttatagtaaattgctcctctccgcttgtggacgtaggtcactttgaccgaaccacgttaaatttgtatcttctttatctactttaattgtcgttgttatcaacttctattgtctttgttattgccattatatcgttgtttggctatattccgcactacccgggttcccgatcctatcATTAACTTAATAAATTATACAACTAATTTATTCTTATCAGAGGATAGAGTGCGGAACTTATTTCAAGATTTTCTTGCCGAAATCTCCAAAAAGCTATTATTCCTTAGTAATACTCAACAAACCAACTTGATC
It encodes the following:
- the LOC107773150 gene encoding uncharacterized protein LOC107773150; amino-acid sequence: MKNRPQDVVSFIIAETNNVLNTFRRVLPRIMITFIFFFCLLCVFYSLIFLNPSFKSTQKPLGIFIRFNEENQANTIQTPEKTQLHHIVFGIGSSRTTWNYRKEYVKLWWKPNKMRGFVWLDKPMSKNQSSSSNSNVTSLPEIKISSDTSRFKYTNKKGDRSGIRISRIISETVRMDLKNVRWFVMGDDDTFFVPENLVRVLRKYDHNQYYYIGSVSETHWQNHEFSYNMAYGGGGFALSYPLAKALEKIQDKCIGKYPHLYGSDDRIQACLAELGVPLTKEVGFHQFDLHGSAMGLLSAHPIAPLVSLHHLDKIQPMFPKLSRVEALRRLNKPIKLDSAGLMQQSICYDRPRGWTISVSWGYSVQINRGISSAREMEKPITTFNDWYATGDENSFTFNTRTYHKNACQRPVFYLLSNAYVTTNHTTSVYVYDGVRGQKCKWLSADPSDIRHVEVYKKPDPNLWDKSPRRNCCRVLPTSKNDTLLVDVGECREGETI